In one window of Temnothorax longispinosus isolate EJ_2023e chromosome 11, Tlon_JGU_v1, whole genome shotgun sequence DNA:
- the Pdk1 gene encoding 3-phosphoinositide-dependent protein kinase 1 isoform X2 — translation MSPPTNDVNNGVVASPSTLAPRVPPTTNPSLTNPPTHKRTPKDFIFGKVIGEGSFSTVYLAKDIHTSKEYAIKVCDKSHIIKQKKTEYVKREKEVLNMLADAKHSFVRLFCTFQDAERLYFVMSYAKNGELLPHINKVGSFDIECTKFYSAEILRGLEYLHGLGIIHRDLKPENILLDEKMHVLITDFGCAKILKDDPETPADAQQQPRFRDRSGSFVGTAQYVSPELLTNNRVSRASDLWALGCLVYQMVAGLPPFRSRSEYLMFQKILKLEYDIPDGFCELARSFVNQLLVLEPTQRLGALDEHGAGYPSIRAHPFFEGVDFETLHEQTPPPIYPYLPGTSEHEELRSQYRVPDNLEPGLDQKQLTRLLWLGTEDIDDDNDTTGAEKRAVNAFFNEIIAATDKPLRRCTNNRLDSGTNIANLTPEQIRMRLEKQRTTNQWHPFVEGNLILKQGFVNKRKGLFARRRMLLLTTGPHLYYVDPFNNVLKGEIPWSPELRVEPKNFKIFFVHTPNRTYYLEDPEGFALEWCRAIEETRVHCYGLQEMTTA, via the exons ATGTCTCCACCGACGAACGACGTGAACAACGGTGTGGTAGCGTCTCCCAGCACCCTGGCGCCTCGGGTTCCACCGACCACGAACCCGTCTCTCACCAACCCACCGACGCACAAGCGTACCCCGAAGGACTTCATCTTCGGCAAGGTGATCGGCGAAGGAAGCTTCTCCACC GTTTACCTTGCCAAGGATATCCATACCAGCAAGGAGTACGCGATCAAGGTGTGCGATAAGAGTCACATAATCAAGCAGAAGAAGACCGAGTACGTGAAGCGCGAGAAGGAGGTGCTGAACATGCTCGCGGACGCCAAGCACTCGTTCGTGCGCCTGTTTTGCACCTTCCAAGACGCGGAGAGACTATACTTTGTCATGTCGTACGCTAAGAACGGCGAGCTCCTGCCACATATCAACAAGGTGGGCTCTTTCGACATCGAATGCACCAAGTTCTACTCGGCCGAGATCCTACGCGGTCTCGAGTATTTGCACGGGCTCGGTATCATTCACCGTGACCTCAAACCGGAGAACATCCTGCTGGACGAGAAGATGCACGTGCTCATCACCGACTTCGGTTGCGCCAAGATCCTCAAGGACGATCCGGAGACGCCCGCGGACGCTCAGCAGCAGCCACGTTTCAGGGATCGCAGCGGCTCCTTCGTCGGTACCGCTCAGTATGTGTCACCGGAGCTACTGACCAACAACAGGGTGAGCAGAGCGTCCGATCTCTGGGCCCTGGGCTGTCTCGTCTACCAGATGGTCGCCGGCCTGCCGCCCTTCCGCTCGAGAAGCGAGTATCTGATGTTCCAGAAGATCCTGAAACTCGAGTACGATATACCGGACGGTTTTTGCGAGCTGGCCAGGTCGTTTGTCAATCAGCTTCTCGTTCTGGAGCCGACGCAACGACTGGGCGCCCTGGACGAGCACGGCGCTGGTTACCCCAGCATCCGAGCGCATCCCTTCTTCGAGGGCGTTGATTTCGAGACCCTTCACGAGCAGACACCGCCGCCGATTTATCCGTATCTACCCGGCACGTCGGAACACGAGGAGCTGAGGTCGCAGTACAGGGTGCCCGATAATCTCGAGCCCGGTCTAGACCAGAAGCAACTCACCAGGCTCCTCTGGTTGGGCACCGAAGACATCGATGACGACAACGACACCACCGGCGCGGAGAAACGCGCTGTCAACGCGTTTTTCAACGAGATCATCGCGGCCACAGACAAGCCACTGAGAAGGTGTACCAATAACAGACTCGACAGCGGCACCAACATCGCCAATTTAACCCCGGAACAGATCAGGATGCGGCTAGAGAAGCAGCGCACCACGAATCAGTGGCATCCTTTCGTCGAGGGCAATCTCATACTAAAACAGGGATTTGTTAATAAGAGGAAGGGCCTGTTCGCCAGGCGGAGAATGCTCCTTCTTACCACCGGACCACACCTATACTACGTCGATCCTTTCAATAATGTGCTCAAGGGCGAGATACCCTGGAGTCCAGAACTGAGGGTCGAGCCAAAGAATTTCAAGATCTTCTTCGTCCACACG CCAAACAGGACGTACTACCTCGAAGATCCCGAGGGATTCGCGTTGGAGTGGTGCAGAGCAATCGAGGAGACGCGAGTTCACTGTTACGGCCTGCAGGAGATGACCACCGCTTAA
- the LOC139822484 gene encoding G-protein coupled receptor Mth2-like, translated as MCPPSIVLWCYVLLLVASSSKSLESLRNSINNDEQRGNPTVQHDLFVNSMKDRDDEVYNLRENSTKNDDKTRHEPYINSNEACDHETCIQLCCPFGDRLTSGKKCVAGQNNYSFPDVYNQNNSVSKKLDELFQLTVNHPCVLQGSAHRILDPDEYSFLVNGSLYYRDSGELVPSTSYCLGAFDRNTYDAVICLDQIGFPTYIPIYLLLTLPFLVLTFVIYSILPELRNLHSYTLRVQVASLFTTNVVIYFIQEIPELSEWPYCIPLAYIFHFSMLAACFWLNAMCIDIWWTFRKLDLQSAHGKKKKRKIMIYSIYGWGVTFILTAVCAIMDHTSGIPKNWIRPEMCKKKFWFGPIDAFSVYYYGPTGVAFASNYCFFIATALAILYHNKHTAHQLRDSESRSYDKKKRKFSMYLKLFIVMGVSWSLDVILWFVNTSIPIPTTIWYISYMIDISRAFVIFIVYVCKKKVLQLLLKRFGWQGRGPFGNVSLYTHSTTSSNMSHRNSSTSGTSMKDIDPSVSQQTDPNVESNARL; from the exons ATGTGTCCACCAAGTATCGTACTTTGGTGCTACGTGCTTCTGCTCGTTGCTTCGTCCTCGAAGTCCTTGGAGTCTCTGAGAAATTCTATAAACAACGATGAACAGAGAGGCAACCCGACAGTGCAGCATGATCTTTTTGTAAACTCTATGAAAGATCGAGACGACGAAGTGTACAATTTGCGCGAAAATTCTACCAAGAATGACGACAAAACGCGGCACGAACCTTATATTAATTCGAATGAGGCATGTGACCACGAGACCTGCATTCAGCTCTGCTGCCCTTTCGGTGATCGTCTAACGTCAGGGAAAAAGTGCGTCGCTGGGCAGAATAATTACTCTTTTCCAGACGTCTATAATCAAAACAATTCCGTGAGTAAGAAGCTGGACGAGTTATTTCAACTGACCGTCAACCATCCGTGCGTTCTGCAAGGAAGTGCGCACCGTATTCTTGATCCCGACGAGTACTCGTTTCTCGTCAACGGCTCTTTATATTATCGAGATTCTGGCGAGCTCGTTCCATCGACGTCTTACTGCCTCGGCGCCTTCGATCGGAACACTTATGATGCGGTTATTTGCTTGGATCAAATTGGCTTTCCAACATATATACCCATATACCTCCTGCTGACCTTGCCGTTCCTGGTGCTGACGTTTGTGATATATTCCATATTGCCCGAGCTTCGAAACCTACACAGCTATACGTTGCGCGTACAAGTCGCCTCGTTATTCACCACAAACGTGGTTATATATTTCATCCAAGAGATCCCTGAATTATCTGAATGGCCATATTGCATTCCATTGG CctacatttttcatttctcAATGTTAGCGGCTTGCTTTTGGTTGAACGCAATGTGCATCGACATTTGGTGGACGTTCAG AAAACTCGATTTACAATCTGCAcacggaaagaaaaagaaaaggaaaatcaTGATATACTCTATCTATGGATGGGGAGTCACTTTCATTCTCACAGCTGTCTGTGCTATCATGGATCATACTTCCGGCATACCGAAAAACTGGATTCGACCGGAAAtgtgcaagaaaaaattttggttCGGTC CGATTGATGCATTCTCAGTGTATTATTACGGGCCCACGGGTGTCGCTTTTGCTAGCAACTATTGCTTCTTCATCGCCACGGCACTAGCGATTCTGTACCATAATAAACATACTGCCCATCAGCTGAGAGACTCAGAGAGCCGGTcctacgataaaaaaaagcgcAA GTTTAGTATGTATCTGAAGCTGTTCATTGTGATGGGAGTAAGCTGGAGTTTGGATGTAATATTGTGGTTCGTCAACACCAGCATTCCCATACCGACGACCATTTGGTATATCAGCTACATGATAGACATTTCGCGAGCCTTCGTCATTTTCATCGTATACGTGTGCAAAAAGAAAGTCTTGCAGCTGTTGCTAAAACGATTCGGTTGGCAGGGTCGCGGTCCGTTTGGGAATGTTTCATTATACACTCATTCTACTACGTCCTCGAATATGTCCCATCGGAACTCATCGACATCGGGAACATCCATGAAAGATATCGATCCTTCTGTCAGTCAGCAGACTGATCCTAATGTCGAATCCAATGCAAGATTATAG
- the Pdk1 gene encoding 3-phosphoinositide-dependent protein kinase 1 isoform X1, with product MRSEDRRLPTRMIHAAYAIYYAARVANQALTVSPQPAVTVEGPVSKMSPPTNDVNNGVVASPSTLAPRVPPTTNPSLTNPPTHKRTPKDFIFGKVIGEGSFSTVYLAKDIHTSKEYAIKVCDKSHIIKQKKTEYVKREKEVLNMLADAKHSFVRLFCTFQDAERLYFVMSYAKNGELLPHINKVGSFDIECTKFYSAEILRGLEYLHGLGIIHRDLKPENILLDEKMHVLITDFGCAKILKDDPETPADAQQQPRFRDRSGSFVGTAQYVSPELLTNNRVSRASDLWALGCLVYQMVAGLPPFRSRSEYLMFQKILKLEYDIPDGFCELARSFVNQLLVLEPTQRLGALDEHGAGYPSIRAHPFFEGVDFETLHEQTPPPIYPYLPGTSEHEELRSQYRVPDNLEPGLDQKQLTRLLWLGTEDIDDDNDTTGAEKRAVNAFFNEIIAATDKPLRRCTNNRLDSGTNIANLTPEQIRMRLEKQRTTNQWHPFVEGNLILKQGFVNKRKGLFARRRMLLLTTGPHLYYVDPFNNVLKGEIPWSPELRVEPKNFKIFFVHTPNRTYYLEDPEGFALEWCRAIEETRVHCYGLQEMTTA from the exons CGTGTGGCGAACCAGGCGCTTACCGTTTCGCCACAGCCGGCAGTAACGGTGGAGGGGCCGGTGTCCAAAATGTCTCCACCGACGAACGACGTGAACAACGGTGTGGTAGCGTCTCCCAGCACCCTGGCGCCTCGGGTTCCACCGACCACGAACCCGTCTCTCACCAACCCACCGACGCACAAGCGTACCCCGAAGGACTTCATCTTCGGCAAGGTGATCGGCGAAGGAAGCTTCTCCACC GTTTACCTTGCCAAGGATATCCATACCAGCAAGGAGTACGCGATCAAGGTGTGCGATAAGAGTCACATAATCAAGCAGAAGAAGACCGAGTACGTGAAGCGCGAGAAGGAGGTGCTGAACATGCTCGCGGACGCCAAGCACTCGTTCGTGCGCCTGTTTTGCACCTTCCAAGACGCGGAGAGACTATACTTTGTCATGTCGTACGCTAAGAACGGCGAGCTCCTGCCACATATCAACAAGGTGGGCTCTTTCGACATCGAATGCACCAAGTTCTACTCGGCCGAGATCCTACGCGGTCTCGAGTATTTGCACGGGCTCGGTATCATTCACCGTGACCTCAAACCGGAGAACATCCTGCTGGACGAGAAGATGCACGTGCTCATCACCGACTTCGGTTGCGCCAAGATCCTCAAGGACGATCCGGAGACGCCCGCGGACGCTCAGCAGCAGCCACGTTTCAGGGATCGCAGCGGCTCCTTCGTCGGTACCGCTCAGTATGTGTCACCGGAGCTACTGACCAACAACAGGGTGAGCAGAGCGTCCGATCTCTGGGCCCTGGGCTGTCTCGTCTACCAGATGGTCGCCGGCCTGCCGCCCTTCCGCTCGAGAAGCGAGTATCTGATGTTCCAGAAGATCCTGAAACTCGAGTACGATATACCGGACGGTTTTTGCGAGCTGGCCAGGTCGTTTGTCAATCAGCTTCTCGTTCTGGAGCCGACGCAACGACTGGGCGCCCTGGACGAGCACGGCGCTGGTTACCCCAGCATCCGAGCGCATCCCTTCTTCGAGGGCGTTGATTTCGAGACCCTTCACGAGCAGACACCGCCGCCGATTTATCCGTATCTACCCGGCACGTCGGAACACGAGGAGCTGAGGTCGCAGTACAGGGTGCCCGATAATCTCGAGCCCGGTCTAGACCAGAAGCAACTCACCAGGCTCCTCTGGTTGGGCACCGAAGACATCGATGACGACAACGACACCACCGGCGCGGAGAAACGCGCTGTCAACGCGTTTTTCAACGAGATCATCGCGGCCACAGACAAGCCACTGAGAAGGTGTACCAATAACAGACTCGACAGCGGCACCAACATCGCCAATTTAACCCCGGAACAGATCAGGATGCGGCTAGAGAAGCAGCGCACCACGAATCAGTGGCATCCTTTCGTCGAGGGCAATCTCATACTAAAACAGGGATTTGTTAATAAGAGGAAGGGCCTGTTCGCCAGGCGGAGAATGCTCCTTCTTACCACCGGACCACACCTATACTACGTCGATCCTTTCAATAATGTGCTCAAGGGCGAGATACCCTGGAGTCCAGAACTGAGGGTCGAGCCAAAGAATTTCAAGATCTTCTTCGTCCACACG CCAAACAGGACGTACTACCTCGAAGATCCCGAGGGATTCGCGTTGGAGTGGTGCAGAGCAATCGAGGAGACGCGAGTTCACTGTTACGGCCTGCAGGAGATGACCACCGCTTAA
- the Aptx gene encoding aprataxin isoform X2 has translation MKRKATSFTSDTNKSATASKHHWSAGLLKSIEDPECKVKEDDKIIAIKDKYPKAQFHYLVLPKEDILSIWHVKKDHQDLLTHMHNIACDLVKVQVDHEFIIGYHARPTMQRLHLHVISTDFNSPCLKTKYHWNSFTTPFFLYSSDVCRQLREEGEIKKVSPQKCTDYLQTKLKCHKCSTQPKNMPDLKRHLLTHIDK, from the exons ATGAAACGTAAAGCCACAAGTTTTACAAGTGATACCAACAAGTCAGCGACTGCGAGTAAACATCATTGGTCGGCTGGTTTACTTAAATCAATAGAGGATCCTGAATGTAAAGTCAAAGAagacgataaaataattgccaTCAAAGATAAATATCCTAAAGCGCAATTTCACTACTTGGTTCTACCGAAAGAGGACATTCTCTCTATATGGCATGTCAAAAAGGATCACCAAGATTTGCTTACGCATATGCACAATATTGCATGTGACCTGGTAAAAGTCCAAGTGGATCATGAATTCAT CATAGGTTATCACGCGAGGCCAACTATGCAGAGGCTGCATCTACACGTAATAAGCACGGATTTTAATAGTCCTTGCCTTAAAACAAAGTACCATTGGAATTCTTTTACAACaccatttttcttatattcgTCAG atgtATGTCGTCAATTGCGCGAAGAGGGCGAAATCAAAAAGGTTTCTCCGCAGAAGTGTACAGACTATCTGCAGACAAAACTGAAGTGTCACAAATGCTCAACACAGCCGAAAAATATGCCAGATTTGAAAAGGCATTTATTAACACACATCGATAAATGA
- the Aptx gene encoding aprataxin isoform X1: protein MITRAGNKLSETGLIAVPSTILLYICTYNIRIQLDTHFTSDTNKSATASKHHWSAGLLKSIEDPECKVKEDDKIIAIKDKYPKAQFHYLVLPKEDILSIWHVKKDHQDLLTHMHNIACDLVKVQVDHEFIIGYHARPTMQRLHLHVISTDFNSPCLKTKYHWNSFTTPFFLYSSDVCRQLREEGEIKKVSPQKCTDYLQTKLKCHKCSTQPKNMPDLKRHLLTHIDK, encoded by the exons ATGATTACTCGCGCCGGAAATAAACTTTCTGAAACTGGGCTCATTGCTGTTCCAAGtactatactattatatatctgtacatacaatatacGTATACAGTTAGATACACA TTTTACAAGTGATACCAACAAGTCAGCGACTGCGAGTAAACATCATTGGTCGGCTGGTTTACTTAAATCAATAGAGGATCCTGAATGTAAAGTCAAAGAagacgataaaataattgccaTCAAAGATAAATATCCTAAAGCGCAATTTCACTACTTGGTTCTACCGAAAGAGGACATTCTCTCTATATGGCATGTCAAAAAGGATCACCAAGATTTGCTTACGCATATGCACAATATTGCATGTGACCTGGTAAAAGTCCAAGTGGATCATGAATTCAT CATAGGTTATCACGCGAGGCCAACTATGCAGAGGCTGCATCTACACGTAATAAGCACGGATTTTAATAGTCCTTGCCTTAAAACAAAGTACCATTGGAATTCTTTTACAACaccatttttcttatattcgTCAG atgtATGTCGTCAATTGCGCGAAGAGGGCGAAATCAAAAAGGTTTCTCCGCAGAAGTGTACAGACTATCTGCAGACAAAACTGAAGTGTCACAAATGCTCAACACAGCCGAAAAATATGCCAGATTTGAAAAGGCATTTATTAACACACATCGATAAATGA
- the LOC139822483 gene encoding uncharacterized protein isoform X3, protein MVTLDTEQKPERQHCGRRMCAICRRIKRDKALKVKLMLRRPINQLVAQGIMPPLKTPPAFHEQRKQLERAKTGDLLKAKIQQRPGRDELVRQHILEDVGHVDPSLAERQRMLKKARLADQLNDQLSHRPGPLELIQKNILHTEEPIERAVKEGHIPFKATCEGQVTKPQHPDHYITFEDDSQSSEGAPSPQLESRSSDVLETAAASAGIVTVSLSIPTTGGAVVVSSTSPVFQQTSTESTIQTFAELCNTVVGTQQHQQVQQGQQHTSTQASQTNGPSTTLLPLAPAPSPMSLGSTTSSLSPLSNISIASPPAPPPAAITPRPQPSPIAATTCQRSDAPGKDKNRKKSKTKSQPKTRTIKFHEYKGPPNAQKTPVSSTSGLGGAQPGETSYELLLQQQQLFLQWQLEWQHKYPQIILPAAQKPLSLTSSGASDAGSVSGSSANAASPAPSNSSNNPSEQPPLRPLGKLEEMKVSDLKVELKRRNLPVSGSKPQLIERLKPFTESSSNNTTTNSNGPHVTHMGHILMDTPGPMATDDCSSQVKSPGCIVKDEPNSPRTASPHNSEHDDPSSPPVRVSGDDIIKVQRKRIEELQRELYKSQQQLQQIRQTQPATVRAEKLALQQHIHNKMQQQQLALHLQQLQHLQQQQQQQQHQQQQQQQNQQQTQQQATIQQLNAKASLAAFLQAQPNNATAILDSATLTAINNKKNQSKNSTTVQIPTAIVLNLAKPTKLNGSLLGALVAQAQVQQQQQQQQQQTAITTTEDIKPPPPQYDEAAKLLKVKIEPVQKNHIKSQVVDDVLEILIKNGELPPSAAQDPATPTTPNRQLQQNLVFTAPADSPTQSLIFTAGSPMSPISPIPMEVSQSGCSSPSTPAPPPPPPLPLTAFSIQLPGGIQQLQQQEEITPFSTDLLTSEAELDAAMLLSPQSMQQASPDPQPPQEVTSSDNANLDLKELGLDLETLDPMDFGQLDCDMPMDMDDPDWLDSLMPQSPPPSAILSSPNHHSTTPSINLSSTTDIYDPLLGSSQYSFDLFNMEDTDFKMSSDLSSPMTWDKVDFAT, encoded by the exons CGTTGAAGGTGAAGCTCATGCTGAGGCGACCCATCAATCAGCTGGTTGCGCAAGGCATCATGCCAC CGTTGAAGACGCCACCGGCGTTTCACGAGCAACGGAAGCAGCTGGAGCGAGCGAAGACGGGCGATCTGCTGAAGGCGAAGATTCAGCAGAGACCAGGAAGGGACGAGCTGGTCCGGCAGCACATCCTCGAGGATGTAGGTCACGTGGACCCGAGTCTGGCCGAGCGGCAGCGAATGCTGAAGAAGGCCAGGCTAGCCGATCAGCTCAACGATCAGCTCAGTCATCGACCTGGTCCGCTCGAGCTCATTCAGAAGAACATCCTTCATACTGAAGAGCCCATCGAGAGGGCGGTCAAAG AGGGTCACATTCCCTTCAAGGCTACCTGCGAGGGACAGGTGACGAAACCCCAGCACCCGGATCATTACATCACTTTCGAGGATGATTCCCAGAGCTCGGAGGGCGCGCCTTCGCCGCAGCTGGAGTCGCGATCGTCGGACGTTCTGGAAACCGCGGCGGCCTCCGCGGGCATCGTCACGGTCTCCCTGAGCATACCGACGACCGGCGGCGCCGTTGTGGTCTCATCGACATCCCCCGTCTTCCAGCAAACGTCGACGGAATCGACGATACAGACGTTCGCCGAGCTCTGCAACACCGTTGTAGGCACGCAGCAGCACCAGCAAGTTCAACAGGGCCAGCAACACACATCTACGCAG GCGAGCCAAACGAATGGTCCGTCGACGACCCTCCTACCATTGGCGCCGGCGCCGAGCCCGATGTCCCTGGGCTCAACGACGTCCAGCCTGAGCCCCCTTTCCAACATCTCGATAGCTTCGCCTCcggcgccgccgccggcgGCGATCACCCCGCGGCCCCAGCCAAGCCCGATAGCCGCCACCACGTGCCAAAGGAGCGACGCCCCCGGGAAGGACAAGAACAGAAAGAAGTCGAAGACCAAGAGCCAGCCCAAGACCCGCACGATCAAGTTCCACGAGTATAAA GGCCCGCCAAACGCGCAGAAGACGCCGGTGTCTAGCACTTCCGGTCTCGGCGGCGCGCAGCCCGGTGAGACCAGTTACGAGCTGCTTCTACAACAGCAACAGCTGTTCCTTCAATGGCAGCTCGAGTGGCAACACAAG tATCCACAGATCATCTTGCCGGCCGCGCAGAAACCGCTATCGCTCACAAGTAGCGGCGCAAGCGATGCTGGTAGTGTGAGCGGAAGTAGCGCAAACGCCGCCAGCCCGGCTCCGTCGAATTCTTCGAACAATCCTTCGGAACAGCCTCCATTAAGGCCTTTGGGCAAACTTGAAGAGATGAAAG TGAGCGACCTCAAGGTGGAACTGAAACGACGGAATCTGCCGGTGTCGGGCTCGAAGCCGCAGCTGATCGAGCGACTGAAACCCTTCACGGAGTCGTCCAGCAACAACACGACCACTAACTCTAATGGACCACATGTGACGCACATGGGACACATCCTGATGGACACGCCTGGCCCGATGGCGACGGACGACTGTAGCTCTCAGGTCAAGAGCCCGGGCTGTATCGTGAAGGATGAGCCGAACAGCCCGCGAACGGCCTCGCCCCACAATAGCGAGCACGACGACCCATCGAGTCCGCCAG TTCGTGTTTCAGGAGATGATATCATCAAGGTGCAGAGGAAACGAATAGAGGAATTACAACGCGAGCTATACAAGTCGCAGCAACAGCTCCAGCAGATCCGCCAGACTCAGCCGGCGACGGTGCGCGCCGAGAAGCTGGCGCTCCAGCAACACATACACAATAAAATGCAGCAGCAACAACTGGCTTTACATTTGCAGCAGCTTCAGCATttacagcagcagcagcaacaacaacagcatcaacagcagcagcaacaacagaaCCAACAACAGACGCAACAGCAAGCTACAATTCAACAACTTAATGCGAAGGCGAGTCTCGCGGCCTTCTTGCAAGCGCAACCAAACAATGCAACCGCCATTCTCGACTCTGCGACTTTGACCGCGATTAACAACAAGAAAAATCAATCCAAGAACAGTACTACTGTCCAAATACCTACGGCTATCGTTCTAAATCTGGCGAAACCGACCAAGTTAAACGGCTCGCTGCTTGGTGCTCTTGTAGCGCAGGCGCAGGttcaacagcaacagcagcagcaacaacagcaaaCAGCTATCACTACTACTGAAGACATTAAACCGCCACCACCGCAATATGACGAAGCTGCTAAGTTACTAAAG GTCAAGATCGAGCCGGTCCAGAAGAATCACATAAAGAGTCAAGTAGTTGATGACGTGTTGGAGATCCTCATCAAGAATGGGGAACTACCACCAAGTGCCGCACAAGATCCAGCCACTCCCACGACTCCAAATCGCCAACTACAGCAGAATCTGGTCTTTACCGCACCGGCAGACAGTCCAACTCAATCGTTAATCTTTACGGCCGGCAGTCCAATGAGTCCGATCAGTCCGATACCGATGGAAGTGTCTCAGAGCGGTTGTTCGAGCCCGTCAACACCGgcaccaccgccaccgccgccatTGCCGCTAACCGCGTTCTCCATTCAGTTACCCGGCGGAATTCAACAGCTACAACAGCAGGAGGAAATTACCCCCTTCAGCACGGATCTCCTGACATCCGAAGCGGAGCTGGATGCCGCGATGTTGCTTAGTCCTCAATCGATGCAACAAGCTTCTCCGGATCCTCAACCGCCACAAGAAGTGACTTCTTCGGACAATGCAAATTTGGATCTTAAa gAATTAGGATTGGACTTGGAAACATTGGATCCAATGGACTTCGGTCAACTAGACTGCGATATGCCGATGGATATGGATGATCCCGATTGGTTAGATTCCCTGATGCCGCAATCGCCACCACCTTCTGCGATATTGTCATCGCCCAATCATCACTCTACCACTCCGTCGATTAATCTCTCATCCACCACGGATATCTATGACCCGCTATTAGGCAGCAGTCAGTACTCGTTTGATCTCTTTAACATGGAGGACACTGACTTCAAAATGTCGTCCGACCTATCATCTCCGATGACCTGGGACAAGGTAGACTTCGCGACCTAG